GCGAGCGCCCAGATCGCCCTCGGGTTGCACCAGCACCGGCCACTCGCCCCAGGAGCGCGCGCCTTCGGCTTCGGCTACCGCCCAATAGGGTTGCAGGGAACAGCGCGTCGAGGCCTGGCTGACACTCTCGCGCACGCAGGCCACGCTGGCGCGGTAGACCGACAGCGCGGCGTCAGCACCGATGGCCGCAGCCAATCGGGTCTTGACCGGACTCAGCGCCGAGGTCTTGACGAATACCGCCAGGCCGATGCTCATCGCGATCTGGACTCCTGCCAGGCTTGCACCCAGGTCAGTCGCTGGTGCCGCAAGGTGGTCAGCAACCAGCCCTGATCGCGATATCTGCGGGCGCTGGTGCCGAGCGCTGCCGGGATGCGCTTGATCGGGACGCCGCTGCGGCGCGCCTGCCAGATGAGCGCGTGATCCTCGCCGTAGGGCCGGGACTCGTCGAAACCGCCGAGTTCATAGAATCGATTGCGCGGCAGCACCAGCCCCTGATCACCGAAAGGCATGCCGAGCGTGCGACTACGCCAATTGGCGGCGGCGGCGGTCAGCCACATCAGGGCCGGGCCATCGTCGACAAACTTGAGGTCGAAATAGCCGATGGCGTCCTCGCCACGGCTGACAAATTCACCCAGGGCCTTGAGGGTGGATTGCTCGGGGCGGCTGTCGGCGTGCACAAACCATAGCCACTCGCTGTCAATGCCAGCGGCGCCGGCGTTCTGCTGGCGGGCACGGCCGCGACTGGATTCAGTCCATCGTTCGGACGGTGCGCGCGGACGCGACTGCAGATCGCCGTGGGCGAAGACCAGACGGCGTTCCAGCGTCGGCGCCAGTCGATCCAGTATGTCCAGCA
This Rhodanobacteraceae bacterium DNA region includes the following protein-coding sequences:
- a CDS encoding glycosyl transferase family 2, whose product is MRDSAHGTRDSTGTAPAELGSVAVIIPVGPGDRSWRTLLDILDRLAPTLERRLVFAHGDLQSRPRAPSERWTESSRGRARQQNAGAAGIDSEWLWFVHADSRPEQSTLKALGEFVSRGEDAIGYFDLKFVDDGPALMWLTAAAANWRSRTLGMPFGDQGLVLPRNRFYELGGFDESRPYGEDHALIWQARRSGVPIKRIPAALGTSARRYRDQGWLLTTLRHQRLTWVQAWQESRSR